The genomic region ataatttgCAGTTTTAATTTGACTCATTCCAAAAATGTTTGTAGACGTATTATTttagtggtgcagtggttagcatcgttgcctcacaacaagagggtgCCAGGTTTTgaatccagggtgggggagcccttctgtgtggagtttgcatgttctccctgtgtcagcgtgggttttctccaggtactccagcttcctcccacattcCAAAGACaggcaggttaattggtgactctaaattgcttgtaggtgtaaatgtgagtgtgaatggttgtctgtctcaccTAATGACCTGCAATAACATACAGTTATATAATGTATCTGTAAGCTGCTGACATTTCTCTCTGTCATTGCTCCTCTTGTAGGAAGGACCAGTGCAGTTCGCCATCGCGTAAAGAGCAGAAGAGAGCCCAGTACAGACAGGTCAAGGCTCACATGCAGAAGGAGGATGGGCGAGTCACTGCACACGGCTGGAGCCTGCCCAGCAAATACAAGGTAGGAAATGAAGGGTTGAATTTGACTCACGTAGGAAGAAatatagctgtttttttttttcattgatttgGTTCAGTTAAACTTCACCACTCTCTtgcaaagaaaacattttagtcGTCCACCAGATGGAGCTCAACGCTGTCTTTAAACTGTGGGCTCCAACTAGAGCACCTCTTAAAGTGCTATTGGCACTTCCTGTTTGCATTGTATCTATAAATGTACAGAAGACTATCAATGGATTAGAtgatactgaagaaaacataaaaacatgaagatTCTCAGGCAAAGAGCATCTTACTGTTATGTGTTTTAAGCAGAGTTATGGAAGTTTATTGCGATGGACCTCAGAGATAACAGAGGTGGGGGGAAAAATCGATACAGTAAAAATCACAGTTACAAATACTTTGTGTCAATAttgtatcatcacacagtgccaagtatcgatcgatcaagtattttttttatcatataaataatgaatatttacaaatacaaattaaacactAGGTACCCCACTTTAATAATTTTATCAGTTACTtcttcagtccactagatacattttgctgctacgAAAAAATGGctaaagtgagatgaacagactgaaaactttatctcatTAGATAAAACAGTTGCTGACAAAGTTATCCTTTGGAGACATTATTTGAATTATTCCTATATTTTATGGCAATACATGTCGCGAAACATTTAAAACGGCAATAATATTGTGTGGCTAatgtatcatgataatatcgtatcgttgatcctctggtgattcccacctccTACTATAATAGCACACTactgctgtctcacgttctccaaactagagcagtacaCAAAAGTCACACTGGAGCAAACATTGCCGTCCTTCTGCAAAATGCAGGAGATGAATGGGGGATTGTGGTTGTAACAGACAACGCTTCTAACATGggatacctgcatgtgaagtgtttcGCTCACATGCTTAACCTGGCCTCACAGAGGGCATTAAATCTGCCgtcagtttgtcaggtgtatgcagcttTTCTGACAGGGTGACGGTATTGGTCAGcctgtctgctttgcatcacatttcactgcaattaaaatgattgaaatcagatgaacagactgaaaactttatcttatgaggtaaatctgatgttgacaaagttttcctttacggaaataatttgcagttgaaagaAAAGGTAATATATTGCAATGTTTTTTTATCGCAGTTCTCACcatatcgcaataatattgcaTTATGACAAAAGTATCGTGatcatatcgtatcatgggTCCTCTggcgattcccacccctaaGAGATAAAGACGTGTGAGTCACAGATCCAGACACATGTGTATCAACTTTTGACTAAAATTGTAGCTCACATCTCTCCCTTTGCGTCGTATTGCTCCTGCAGATGGTCTGACTAGCTGACTAAATCTGGGtgaaaatttgttttaaaagccTGTGTCCTTTCCATGTGCTTGTTATGCCCGACAGGTGGCAAATGGTGGACAGGTGGAGAACAAAATGAACTTACCCGTGCCCGTGTACTTGAGACCTCTGGATCAGAAAGATGCTTCTATGAAGGTACGTAAGTCAAGACTAGATAACACCACAAGCAGCATACTgtcttttgtgcatttttgtaaagTGTTGTCTGTTCCCCAGCTGTGGTGTGCTGCAGGGGTCAACCTGTCTGGGGGGAGGACATTACCAGAGCTCATGAAGCAGACAAAAGGTTCCCAGAGTAGCCTGGACCAGTTGGAGCACGAGAGTAAGGTAAGTATATCAAGGAAGAAGCATTCAGAGTTCACAAAGTCCTCAAACTTTGGTTTAAATTCTGTTGAGACTGTTGGCTGATTTCATGTTGTCTGTAAGGATCAGGAGAAAggggagcaggagaaggagcTGGTCATTCAGGACGAGACATCCAGCAGGGTGTGGGTGTGCACCAGCACCCACTCCTCCACCAAGGTCATGGTGCTGGATGCCAGTCAGCCCTCTGACCTACTTGACAGCTTCTACGCCTGCAACACCCACGTCGTCTGCATTGCCAGCGTGCCAGGTGGGCTGAGTGGTTTGTTTGTGCGGGTTGGGTTTATGGGTTTTATCTTTGTCATCCATGACTGCATCATTTCTCTGTGATCCTGTCAGCTGAGTTTTGACTGTGaagttgtttgtgttgttttttaggaGTTTTGGAGACTGATTTTCCAGCAGGCGAGGAGGTTCCCCAGGACCCAGAGGGTAGCCAAGGTGATGGGGTGTCACTGGCCGGCAGTGTGGCCAGTGTGGGCTCAACAGGCAGCGATGGTGCCATGGCAGCAGAGGGGACCACCGCCATCCCCCAGACAGCCAGCGCAGGTGTCTCAGACCAGCCGGCTGAGCACAGCGGCATCTCCAGCTCAGGTACTTCTCTGCTGATCAAGTATGTTCCAATTTGTTTTACAGCCATACTGCTAGTATAGGGGATGCTAGGTAATTGGATCCAGCAGGAGCTTGCATTACAAAATGGTACTTGTGAATCTAACAAGCTAAATAAATGGATCATGTTGTGATCCATGTTGCCCACAGTTGAGCTGTCCAGAGAGACCAGTCCAACAGAAGACGGCGTTCCCACGGCTGAAGAGGCAACGGAAGCAACGGAGGCTAATGCTGGCATGGGcgaagaaggagaggaggaacagGGAGCTGATCAGAACCAGCCAGGAATCTACACGGAGCATGTGTTCACCGACCCACTGGGTGTGGGACCCACTGACTCCCCTTCTGCTGACACAGAGAGGTGAGcattgatattgatattatCGTCGGGTGGTTTTAGTAAGCGCTAAGATACGCAGAGGTTCAAGGTGGTATTGACtaactaagggtgctttcactcCTGCCCTGTGTGGTGCGGGTCAGTTGAACTCAGGTTCATTTGCCCCataagtgtggttcatttgggcaggtgtgaacaccgCAATCGCACttgggtgtgcaccaaaacaaccggaccgagatcttcttgaagaggtggtcagCTGTTACAGTTTTGTATAATTGATGCATTTTAAAAACCGGTGAATCTTCTACCTTTTGTGATCCAGGGGCTGCGGGCAGGATGGTGAGCCGTTGTTCCCAGAGGACTCCGACAGGTCAGAAGGAGAAATCCTGAGGATGAGCAGCGCACTCCCCACCATGTGGCTGGGAGCTCAGAATGGATGGTGAGCAGGAAAAcagccactagatggtgctATTAATCCATTAGCGAAACATCATCATAAAGCTTTTACTCTGTGAGCATTTAAGGTCTGAATATGAAATCAAGTCTATATTCTATTTAAGTTTAAAATCCACTCCTTGTAAGCCAGTACTGCTCTCTGATCGGCCTTTcttcacctctctgtctctccttctaaAGTCTGTATGTGCACTCGTCTGTGGCTCGATGGAGGAAGTGTCTCCACGCCATCAAACTGAAAGACTCCATCCTCAGCATAGTGTGAGTACAAAGTCGATAGTGCAGTTATtcaaggacacacacaaaccaaataTAGATTCATAGCTACAGAAAAATGTGGGAAAAgagtgtgtttatttcttttacagGCACGTTAAAGGAAGAGTCCTGGTAGCTTTGGCTGATGGGACATTAGCGATTTTCCACAGAGGCATTGGTGAGTATGTGGGATAGCACTCTTTTCAGACGTGCATAATTTCTTCACAGTTTTTTGTATGAATCCACATGCACCATTTTTATAAATGTTGTGAAGTGTCAGCAATTTAAAAGGAAGCTAAAACTATCAGGAGAAGTTCTTTCTTTTGTCATAGTATTTACACCCTTGGAGGTATTTTTGATGATGCCACAAATGTTCTCATTgttctcttttcttcctcccaAGCAGACGGTCAGTGGGATTTAACCAACTATCACCTGTTGGATCTGGGCCGGCCTCACCACTCTATCCGCTGTATGACAGTAGTCCATGACAAGGTGTGGTGTGGCTACAGGAACAAGATCTACGTCATCCAGCCTAAGGCCATGAGGATAGAGGTACAGCGGTCATTATATTTAATAAAAGTATTACTCACTGACTAAGATGTTTCTTGAAAATCCTTCATTGAACATTTCCATAATGTTCTAATATCATCTCAATCTGTCACGTCTGAGCAGAAGTCGTTTGACGCTCATCCTCGCAAGGAGAGTCAGGTGCGGCAGCTGGCCTGGGTTGGAGACGGCATCTGGGTGTCCATCCGACTGGATTCAACTCTACGCTTGTTTCACGCAcacacctaccagcacctccaGGACGTGGACATCGAGCCCTATGTCAGCAAGATGTTGGGTATGCAGGCTTTTGTCTTCCTACCAACTGGTCACTTTTTCTCAGAaaagatttctcctctgacttTAATCTgaccattttttttcttacattttgagACCAGTTTCTTTATATTTCGGTTGATACTGAATTGTTTCCTCCAGATCATTTGCACATGGATTGAAAGATGaagtgtgtgttctgtgtgtgtcgCAGGTACGGGTAAACTGGGCTTCTCGTTTGTGAGAATCACAGCTCTGATGGTGTCCTGCGGCCGACTCTGGGTGGGGACAGGAAACGGCGTCATCATCTCCATCCCGCTGTCTGAAGGTATCACACACCCACACCGCATCAGCACACTCAGGTTTACCCTGTACAACAATCTCAACATTCCCTTaaggctgcaacgattagtcgactaactAATGAGTAATCATCTATTAAAATAATccgtgactattttagtagtcgactaattggtttgagtctTTTTCcgtagaaaagtactataaaagtaccccaaaatactcttattgcagcttcttacgttcagatattggcagcagctttacacactctaccatgacggtgaactaaaaccctttggcgtgagtatgaaacaagacattagatgacatagtttttggggtttgggagagacagaccgacatttttcaacattttaaaacatttttcgataaaatgattagtcgactaattgaagaaataattgacagattagtcgacaatgaaaataatcgttagttgcagccctacattcCCTGTAGTTCCCATGAGGCTTCTTAATCACTGTTGTAATCACTGGAGTTTCTGTGcaaacatggtacctgagtagATTTCCCTTTCTTTAACAAAACTTatcattttcttctttcttgtAAATAATTTGTGGTTTGGATGGATTGGAATTAAACACTTCATTTTCATGAATGAATGTATGTTTATTAGTGTTTGGCAAAGAGATCAAAGACCACGCCCTGGGTGGTACAGGTTAAAGAAACCAGATACAATATTttattagtgagctttagaggtgtcaGTAGATATCTTCATGTttaccatacagacatgagagtgggatcaatccagtgtttcccacagaattagaatttaaagggatagtgcacccaaaaatgaaagttcagccattatctacacacccatatgccgagagaggctcaggtgaagttttagagtcctcacatcactgatggcgccccagattcaaacatccaaaaacacataattgaaaccacaaaaccactacggacgagcagtatggagatattttgtggtttcagttatgtgtttttggacgtttgaatctggggcgccgtaagcctccattaggtgcaGTTGTGTtgccaccccccctcccctgggatctgtacaagtgatgtgaggactctaaaacttcacctgagcctccctcggcatatgggtgagtagatgatggctgaattttcatttttgggtgcactatccttttaagtGGGGGGGTCtcaagcccagttcagaccaaagattcgcgacAAGACGAGTTGGAACAGGCAACTCACCCTAAATGTTGACATCATGGCAGGCTGCCACAAATGCCATAAAACTCTTGGcatgaaagcaaataagcatatttctcCAAATcacgaactatccctttaaaataaagtcTCACCCTGGCATACAAACCTCTTCAGCCTCTCTGAATCCTGGCTGCCATACATCCTTTCTGCACTCACTTCccactgtgtatttgtgtccTAGATTTCTCTCAAGGCACGTTCAGACAATGCAGCGATTGTTACCACCCAGGCACTACTTGTTGAATAAAAGACAACCCTGGGTTGCCATGGATACAGGTCTCACAGTCACTGCGTAGCTCACACAGCACTGTGTCTCAGCACCGTTTTGCAGGTTCATACTCCACAGCTCTGTTTTAGAGGAAATTGAGGAGTGCTGCTCGCTCTcaaatatttaaactttttGAAGCATGTCGGCTAGTTTTCATCCCTCGTCTCCATCTTCCTTTATGTTCTGTGCAGTTCACTGTGATTCTTGCTTTCTGTCTTGAACTGCTCTTGACATGGAGTGTGACTGCAAGAGTGCCGAAGATCTTATTTTTGTTGAACCTTTAACTTCTCTCCCACAGGCTCTGCTCGCTGGTCAGAAGCATAGAGCTCTCTTTTTGCATGGGTGTCTCacttttttcaaaaacaatGAGGGCAAACAGACTCCTCTGTTGTCAGACTGACATGAACCCACAGGCcgctctgctgtctgtctgagaGACTGTGTGCAGGCCACCTCTGCTCATAACcctgctgtcttgtttttgcaGATGGAAAATCAGTGTTACACTAAATAGGATGTCTAGAGTGTGTATGTGCCTCAGTGAGCCATGAGTGCTGTCCCTGAAATTTAATCATCTCACCCAAGACCTCATCTTTTGTCTTTTGCACTGCCCCCTTCACCCACAGGTGGCCTTCTTGTGAAGATAAAATGCAAGTTGTGACTTGAATAGCTTTTATTACTCTCTCATTCCACAGCCAACAAGACAATGGGAATAGTGCCAAATCGGCCCGGCAGTGCTGTACGGGTTTATGGTGATGACAGTTCAGACTGTGGTGTGCAGGGCAGCTTTGTGCCATACTGCTCCATGGCCCACGCCCAGCTGTGCTTCCATGGACATCGAGATGCTGTCAAGTTTTTTGTCACTGTGCCAGGTAAGTGACGAGTGGTGATAAACTTTGGTAAATGCTGCATGATTAATAACAGTTAACTACTGACAGTGTCCAGCCATGTGCATCCGCCAAATTACTGTATTTGAGTAATTGACATGATTTCACATCTGGTACGATAACACAAACCTGTAGCCAGCAACGCCATTTacaggaaaaatatataaaaagaaaactaaTTGGGATTTATATTGATAACAGATAAATTGTCAGTCAAAAAATGTGTTGGTTGCAGCTTCTGAAATATGATcatttgatgcttttctctgtttcataTCATTGTAAATGGAATATCTTGGTTTATttactgttggttggacaaaacaagacatttgaagacattgttTACTGCTCTTTGACATTTCATAGATGGaacaatcaagaaaataatgtaCAGATCAGTTGATAATGAAGacaattgttagttgcagcattTATCTTTATTATGCACAATTGTGTGAATATCAGTTGACAGATAATATATTCATGAGTATTCATAATTAAGTAATTCTAAGTAAATTATGGAGTAAAAATGGCGGCTGGTTCCTGATTCCAGCTTCCCCTCATTAACAACAAggcctgtaaacaaaacatgtttgatttgttgtCCCAGGTCAGGCGATGCCCCCTCCAGGCAGTGCAGATTCAGGCTCTGATGACCCTCCATCTGAATCCTCTGACACAGCAACCTCTGAGCCCAAAACATACCTGGTCATGAGTGGAGGAGAAGGCTACATTGACTTCAGAATGGGTGAGTATGTCACTACTACTGGCACTGCTGACAAAACACAGATGTAGTGCTGAGTATTTACTTAGTTGGACACAACAGGTGGTGCACATGGTTCTCCTCAGTGAATTGCAAATTATTAAAGGTTGCATTTGAATTCACATAAAGAGTAATATACAGGATGCCTGCAGGGTAACATTTGCATTCATTTCATTGTTGGGCACATAGTGTGATTCTGTGTAGTTTTATATATGAAATGCTACTGGATTTAACATGAtctgaaaaaaacaaccacactcactgagctgctgcttcaTAACGTTGTTTGAAGGTCCCTTCAtgcataccatactatgacattttgacgacatactatactatgacttttttttaaggcaTTTTTTGGGATGTTTTAACAACATACtttactataacattttttggtacattttgacgacatactatact from Epinephelus lanceolatus isolate andai-2023 chromosome 18, ASM4190304v1, whole genome shotgun sequence harbors:
- the spag9a gene encoding sperm associated antigen 9a isoform X9 produces the protein MELEDGVVYQDDPGTSAMMSERVSGLANSIYREFERLIGKYDEDVVKELMPLVVAVLENLDSVFAENQEHEVELELLKEDNEQLITQYEREKALRKHAEEKFIEFEDTHEQDKKDLQNHVDRMESHSRQLELKIKNYADQIGRLEERELELKKEYNSLHQRHTEMIHNYMEHVERIKMQQISETSESSAVGRVRRERPLSLGIFPSSGGASLLIPDPQARAETPGTEGWRFTDPARSNTSLKDELSDFTGSKSATPMSTTASDMEREDGNSKSTEVQAAPGTRSISVGLPENEDSSDVQDIIESTPELDMDLIGYKPCSTPTKGIENMAFDRNTDSLFEELSSAGTGLIGDVDEGADLLGMGREVENLIQENSQLLETKNALNVVNKDLILKVDELTCEKEMLQGEMEAVLQAKSKLEDKNREMEEELKKVRLEMEEVKQKTKEEEDSDVPTAQRKRFTRVEMARVLMERNQYKERLMELQEAVRWTEMIRASRENPTLTEKKKSSIWQFFSRLFSSSSSAPAIKKVESQANMKYNAPGGMVKRSSTFSQFPTEKSKTFDFLNEEKDQCSSPSRKEQKRAQYRQVKAHMQKEDGRVTAHGWSLPSKYKVANGGQVENKMNLPVPVYLRPLDQKDASMKLWCAAGVNLSGGRTLPELMKQTKGSQSSLDQLEHESKDQEKGEQEKELVIQDETSSRVWVCTSTHSSTKVMVLDASQPSDLLDSFYACNTHVVCIASVPGVLETDFPAGEEVPQDPEGSQGDGVSLAGSVASVGSTGSDGAMAAEGTTAIPQTASAGVSDQPAEHSGISSSVELSRETSPTEDGVPTAEEATEATEANAGMGEEGEEEQGADQNQPGIYTEHVFTDPLGVGPTDSPSADTERGCGQDGEPLFPEDSDRSEGEILRMSSALPTMWLGAQNGCLYVHSSVARWRKCLHAIKLKDSILSIVHVKGRVLVALADGTLAIFHRGIDGQWDLTNYHLLDLGRPHHSIRCMTVVHDKVWCGYRNKIYVIQPKAMRIEKSFDAHPRKESQVRQLAWVGDGIWVSIRLDSTLRLFHAHTYQHLQDVDIEPYVSKMLGTGKLGFSFVRITALMVSCGRLWVGTGNGVIISIPLSEANKTMGIVPNRPGSAVRVYGDDSSDCGVQGSFVPYCSMAHAQLCFHGHRDAVKFFVTVPGQAMPPPGSADSGSDDPPSESSDTATSEPKTYLVMSGGEGYIDFRMGDEGGELDGLSEPTGSQQSPPTKAERSHLIVWQVTTSND
- the spag9a gene encoding sperm associated antigen 9a isoform X6, which codes for MELEDGVVYQDDPGTSAMMSERVSGLANSIYREFERLIGKYDEDVVKELMPLVVAVLENLDSVFAENQEHEVELELLKEDNEQLITQYEREKALRKHAEEKFIEFEDTHEQDKKDLQNHVDRMESHSRQLELKIKNYADQIGRLEERELELKKEYNSLHQRHTEMIHNYMEHVERIKMQQISETSESSAVGRVRRERPLSLGIFPSSGGASLLIPDPQARAETPGTEGWRFTDPARSNTSLKQLDFGDPPKEREGKSAQDSTWGNSLADDCKDELSDFTGSKSATPMSTTASDMEREDGNSKSTEVQAAPGTRSISVGLPENEDSSDVQDIIESTPELDMDLIGYKPCSTPTKGIENMAFDRNTDSLFEELSSAGTGLIGDVDEGADLLGMGREVENLIQENSQLLETKNALNVVNKDLILKVDELTCEKEMLQGEMEAVLQAKSKLEDKNREMEEELKKVRLEMEEVKQKTKEEEDSDVPTAQRKRFTRVEMARVLMERNQYKERLMELQEAVRWTEMIRASRENPTLTEKKKSSIWQFFSRLFSSSSSAPAIKKVESQANMKYNAPGGMVKRSSTFSQFPTEKSKTFDFLNEEKDQCSSPSRKEQKRAQYRQVKAHMQKEDGRVTAHGWSLPSKYKVANGGQVENKMNLPVPVYLRPLDQKDASMKLWCAAGVNLSGGRTLPELMKQTKGSQSSLDQLEHESKDQEKGEQEKELVIQDETSSRVWVCTSTHSSTKVMVLDASQPSDLLDSFYACNTHVVCIASVPGVLETDFPAGEEVPQDPEGSQGDGVSLAGSVASVGSTGSDGAMAAEGTTAIPQTASAGVSDQPAEHSGISSSVELSRETSPTEDGVPTAEEATEATEANAGMGEEGEEEQGADQNQPGIYTEHVFTDPLGVGPTDSPSADTERGCGQDGEPLFPEDSDRSEGEILRMSSALPTMWLGAQNGCLYVHSSVARWRKCLHAIKLKDSILSIVHVKGRVLVALADGTLAIFHRGIDGQWDLTNYHLLDLGRPHHSIRCMTVVHDKVWCGYRNKIYVIQPKAMRIEKSFDAHPRKESQVRQLAWVGDGIWVSIRLDSTLRLFHAHTYQHLQDVDIEPYVSKMLGTGKLGFSFVRITALMVSCGRLWVGTGNGVIISIPLSEANKTMGIVPNRPGSAVRVYGDDSSDCGVQGSFVPYCSMAHAQLCFHGHRDAVKFFVTVPGQAMPPPGSADSGSDDPPSESSDTATSEPKTYLVMSGGEGYIDFRMGDEGGELDGLSEPTGSQQSPPTKAERSHLIVWQVTTSND
- the spag9a gene encoding sperm associated antigen 9a isoform X8, which produces MELEDGVVYQDDPGTSAMMSERVSGLANSIYREFERLIGKYDEDVVKELMPLVVAVLENLDSVFAENQEHEVELELLKEDNEQLITQYEREKALRKHAEEKFIEFEDTHEQDKKDLQNHVDRMESHSRQLELKIKNYADQIGRLEERELELKKEYNSLHQRHTEMIHNYMEHVERIKMQQISETSESSAVGRVRRERPLSLGIFPSSGGASLLIPDPQARAETPGTEGWRFTDPARSNTSLKDELSDFTGSKSATPMSTTASDMEREDGNSKSTEVQAAPGTRSISVGLPENEDSSDVQDIIESTPELDMDLIGYKPCSTPTKGIENMAFDRNTDSLFEELSSAGTGLIGDVDEGADLLGMGREVENLIQENSQLLETKNALNVVNKDLILKVDELTCEKEMLQGEMEAVLQAKSKLEDKNREMEEELKKVRLEMEEVKQKTKEEEDSDVPTAQRKRFTRVEMARVLMERNQYKERLMELQEAVRWTEMIRASRENPTLTEKKKSSIWQFFSRLFSSSSSAPAIKKVESQANMKYNAPGGMVKRSSTFSQFPTEKSKTFDFLNEEKDQCSSPSRKEQKRAQYRQVKAHMQKEDGRVTAHGWSLPSKYKVANGGQVENKMNLPVPVYLRPLDQKDASMKLWCAAGVNLSGGRTLPELMKQTKGSQSSLDQLEHESKDQEKGEQEKELVIQDETSSRVWVCTSTHSSTKVMVLDASQPSDLLDSFYACNTHVVCIASVPGVLETDFPAGEEVPQDPEGSQGDGVSLAGSVASVGSTGSDGAMAAEGTTAIPQTASAGVSDQPAEHSGISSSVELSRETSPTEDGVPTAEEATEATEANAGMGEEGEEEQGADQNQPGIYTEHVFTDPLGVGPTDSPSADTERGCGQDGEPLFPEDSDRSEGEILRMSSALPTMWLGAQNGCLYVHSSVARWRKCLHAIKLKDSILSIVHVKGRVLVALADGTLAIFHRGIADGQWDLTNYHLLDLGRPHHSIRCMTVVHDKVWCGYRNKIYVIQPKAMRIEKSFDAHPRKESQVRQLAWVGDGIWVSIRLDSTLRLFHAHTYQHLQDVDIEPYVSKMLGTGKLGFSFVRITALMVSCGRLWVGTGNGVIISIPLSEANKTMGIVPNRPGSAVRVYGDDSSDCGVQGSFVPYCSMAHAQLCFHGHRDAVKFFVTVPGQAMPPPGSADSGSDDPPSESSDTATSEPKTYLVMSGGEGYIDFRMGDEGGELDGLSEPTGSQQSPPTKAERSHLIVWQVTTSND
- the spag9a gene encoding sperm associated antigen 9a isoform X5 produces the protein MELEDGVVYQDDPGTSAMMSERVSGLANSIYREFERLIGKYDEDVVKELMPLVVAVLENLDSVFAENQEHEVELELLKEDNEQLITQYEREKALRKHAEEKFIEFEDTHEQDKKDLQNHVDRMESHSRQLELKIKNYADQIGRLEERELELKKEYNSLHQRHTEMIHNYMEHVERIKMQQISETSESSAVGRVRRERPLSLGIFPSSGGASLLIPDPQARAETPGTEGWRFTDPARSNTSLKQLDFGDPPKEREGKSAQDSTWGNSLADDCKDELSDFTGSKSATPMSTTASDMEREDGNSKSTEVQAAPGTRSISVGLPENEDSSDVQDIIESTPELDMDLIGYKPCSTPTKGIENMAFDRNTDSLFEELSSAGTGLIGDVDEGADLLGMGREVENLIQENSQLLETKNALNVVNKDLILKVDELTCEKEMLQGEMEAVLQAKSKLEDKNREMEEELKKVRLEMEEVKQKTKEEEDSDVPTAQRKRFTRVEMARVLMERNQYKERLMELQEAVRWTEMIRASRENPTLTEKKKSSIWQFFSRLFSSSSSAPAIKKVESQANMKYNAPGGMVKRSSTFSQFPTEKSKTFDFLNEEKDQCSSPSRKEQKRAQYRQVKAHMQKEDGRVTAHGWSLPSKYKVANGGQVENKMNLPVPVYLRPLDQKDASMKLWCAAGVNLSGGRTLPELMKQTKGSQSSLDQLEHESKDQEKGEQEKELVIQDETSSRVWVCTSTHSSTKVMVLDASQPSDLLDSFYACNTHVVCIASVPGVLETDFPAGEEVPQDPEGSQGDGVSLAGSVASVGSTGSDGAMAAEGTTAIPQTASAGVSDQPAEHSGISSSVELSRETSPTEDGVPTAEEATEATEANAGMGEEGEEEQGADQNQPGIYTEHVFTDPLGVGPTDSPSADTERGCGQDGEPLFPEDSDRSEGEILRMSSALPTMWLGAQNGCLYVHSSVARWRKCLHAIKLKDSILSIVHVKGRVLVALADGTLAIFHRGIADGQWDLTNYHLLDLGRPHHSIRCMTVVHDKVWCGYRNKIYVIQPKAMRIEKSFDAHPRKESQVRQLAWVGDGIWVSIRLDSTLRLFHAHTYQHLQDVDIEPYVSKMLGTGKLGFSFVRITALMVSCGRLWVGTGNGVIISIPLSEANKTMGIVPNRPGSAVRVYGDDSSDCGVQGSFVPYCSMAHAQLCFHGHRDAVKFFVTVPGQAMPPPGSADSGSDDPPSESSDTATSEPKTYLVMSGGEGYIDFRMGDEGGELDGLSEPTGSQQSPPTKAERSHLIVWQVTTSND
- the spag9a gene encoding sperm associated antigen 9a isoform X7, with amino-acid sequence MELEDGVVYQDDPGTSAMMSERVSGLANSIYREFERLIGKYDEDVVKELMPLVVAVLENLDSVFAENQEHEVELELLKEDNEQLITQYEREKALRKHAEEKFIEFEDTHEQDKKDLQNHVDRMESHSRQLELKIKNYADQIGRLEERELELKKEYNSLHQRHTEMIHNYMEHVERIKMQQISETSESSAVGRVRRERPLSLGIFPSSGGASLLIPDPQARAETPGTEGWRFTDPARSNTSLKLDFGDPPKEREGKSAQDSTWGNSLADDCKDELSDFTGSKSATPMSTTASDMEREDGNSKSTEVQAAPGTRSISVGLPENEDSSDVQDIIESTPELDMDLIGYKPCSTPTKGIENMAFDRNTDSLFEELSSAGTGLIGDVDEGADLLGMGREVENLIQENSQLLETKNALNVVNKDLILKVDELTCEKEMLQGEMEAVLQAKSKLEDKNREMEEELKKVRLEMEEVKQKTKEEEDSDVPTAQRKRFTRVEMARVLMERNQYKERLMELQEAVRWTEMIRASRENPTLTEKKKSSIWQFFSRLFSSSSSAPAIKKVESQANMKYNAPGGMVKRSSTFSQFPTEKSKTFDFLNEEKDQCSSPSRKEQKRAQYRQVKAHMQKEDGRVTAHGWSLPSKYKVANGGQVENKMNLPVPVYLRPLDQKDASMKLWCAAGVNLSGGRTLPELMKQTKGSQSSLDQLEHESKDQEKGEQEKELVIQDETSSRVWVCTSTHSSTKVMVLDASQPSDLLDSFYACNTHVVCIASVPGVLETDFPAGEEVPQDPEGSQGDGVSLAGSVASVGSTGSDGAMAAEGTTAIPQTASAGVSDQPAEHSGISSSVELSRETSPTEDGVPTAEEATEATEANAGMGEEGEEEQGADQNQPGIYTEHVFTDPLGVGPTDSPSADTERGCGQDGEPLFPEDSDRSEGEILRMSSALPTMWLGAQNGCLYVHSSVARWRKCLHAIKLKDSILSIVHVKGRVLVALADGTLAIFHRGIADGQWDLTNYHLLDLGRPHHSIRCMTVVHDKVWCGYRNKIYVIQPKAMRIEKSFDAHPRKESQVRQLAWVGDGIWVSIRLDSTLRLFHAHTYQHLQDVDIEPYVSKMLGTGKLGFSFVRITALMVSCGRLWVGTGNGVIISIPLSEANKTMGIVPNRPGSAVRVYGDDSSDCGVQGSFVPYCSMAHAQLCFHGHRDAVKFFVTVPGQAMPPPGSADSGSDDPPSESSDTATSEPKTYLVMSGGEGYIDFRMGDEGGELDGLSEPTGSQQSPPTKAERSHLIVWQVTTSND